In the Manis javanica isolate MJ-LG chromosome 12, MJ_LKY, whole genome shotgun sequence genome, one interval contains:
- the DNAJB2 gene encoding dnaJ homolog subfamily B member 2 isoform X2: protein MASYYEILDVPRSASADDIKKAYRRKALQWHPDKNPDNKEFAERKFKEVAEAYEVLSDKHKREIYDCYGREGLTGAGTGPSQAEAGAGGPGFTFTFRSPEEVFQEFFGSGDPFAELFDDLGPFSELQNRGSRPSGPFFTFSSSFPGHSNFSSSSFSFSPGAGAFRSVSTSTTFVHGRRITTRRIMENGQERVEVEEDGQLKSVTINGVPDDLALGLELSRREQQQSVTSRSGGTQVQQTPALHPSDSDLSEDDEDLQLAMAYSLSEMEAAGKKPADVF from the exons ATGGCATCCTACTACGAAATCCTAGATGTTCCGCGAAGTGCGTCCGCTGATGACATCAAGAAGGC GTATCGGCGGAAGGCTCTACAGTGGCACCCAGACAAGAACCCCGATAATAAAGAGTTTGCTGAAAGGAAGTTCAAGGAAGTGGCAGAGGCATATGAAGTGTTATCTGACA AGCATAAGCGGGAGATCTACGACTGCTATGGCCGGGAAGGGCTGACTGGGGCAG GAACTGGCCCATCTCAAGCAGAAGCTGGAGCTGGTGGGCCCGGCTTCACCTTCACCTTCCGCAGCCCTGAGGAGGTCTTCCAGGAGTTCTTCGGAAGTGGAGACCCTTTTGCAGAGCTCTTTG ATGACCTGGGCCCCTTCTCAGAGCTCCAGAACCGGGGTTCCCGGCCCTCAGGCCCCTTCttcaccttctcttcctccttccctgggcACTCCA ATTTCTCCTCCTCATCTTTCTCCTTCAGTCCTGGGGCTGGTGCTTTTCGCTCTGTTTCTACATCTACCACCTTTGTCCATGGACGCCGCATCACGACACGCAG AATCATGGAGAATGGGCAAGAACGGGTGGAAGTGGAGGAGGATGGACAACTGAAGTCAGTCACAATCAATG GTGTCCCAGACGACCTGGCCCTGGGCTTGGAGCTGAGCCGTCGTGAGCAGCAACAGTCTGTCACCTCCAGGTCTGGGGGCACACAGGTCCAGCAGACCCCTGCCTTACACCCCTCTGACAGCGACCTCTCTGAGGATGATGAAGACCTGCAGCTTGCCATGGCCTACAGCCTGTCAGAGATGGAGGCAGCTGGGAAAAAACCAGCAG ATGTGTTCTGA
- the DNAJB2 gene encoding dnaJ homolog subfamily B member 2 isoform X3: MASYYEILDVPRSASADDIKKAYRRKALQWHPDKNPDNKEFAERKFKEVAEAYEVLSDKHKREIYDCYGREGLTGAGTGPSQAEAGAGGPGFTFTFRSPEEVFQEFFGSGDPFAELFDFSSSSFSFSPGAGAFRSVSTSTTFVHGRRITTRRIMENGQERVEVEEDGQLKSVTINGVPDDLALGLELSRREQQQSVTSRSGGTQVQQTPALHPSDSDLSEDDEDLQLAMAYSLSEMEAAGKKPADVF, translated from the exons ATGGCATCCTACTACGAAATCCTAGATGTTCCGCGAAGTGCGTCCGCTGATGACATCAAGAAGGC GTATCGGCGGAAGGCTCTACAGTGGCACCCAGACAAGAACCCCGATAATAAAGAGTTTGCTGAAAGGAAGTTCAAGGAAGTGGCAGAGGCATATGAAGTGTTATCTGACA AGCATAAGCGGGAGATCTACGACTGCTATGGCCGGGAAGGGCTGACTGGGGCAG GAACTGGCCCATCTCAAGCAGAAGCTGGAGCTGGTGGGCCCGGCTTCACCTTCACCTTCCGCAGCCCTGAGGAGGTCTTCCAGGAGTTCTTCGGAAGTGGAGACCCTTTTGCAGAGCTCTTTG ATTTCTCCTCCTCATCTTTCTCCTTCAGTCCTGGGGCTGGTGCTTTTCGCTCTGTTTCTACATCTACCACCTTTGTCCATGGACGCCGCATCACGACACGCAG AATCATGGAGAATGGGCAAGAACGGGTGGAAGTGGAGGAGGATGGACAACTGAAGTCAGTCACAATCAATG GTGTCCCAGACGACCTGGCCCTGGGCTTGGAGCTGAGCCGTCGTGAGCAGCAACAGTCTGTCACCTCCAGGTCTGGGGGCACACAGGTCCAGCAGACCCCTGCCTTACACCCCTCTGACAGCGACCTCTCTGAGGATGATGAAGACCTGCAGCTTGCCATGGCCTACAGCCTGTCAGAGATGGAGGCAGCTGGGAAAAAACCAGCAG ATGTGTTCTGA
- the DNAJB2 gene encoding dnaJ homolog subfamily B member 2 isoform X1, whose amino-acid sequence MASYYEILDVPRSASADDIKKAYRRKALQWHPDKNPDNKEFAERKFKEVAEAYEVLSDKHKREIYDCYGREGLTGAGTGPSQAEAGAGGPGFTFTFRSPEEVFQEFFGSGDPFAELFDDLGPFSELQNRGSRPSGPFFTFSSSFPGHSNFSSSSFSFSPGAGAFRSVSTSTTFVHGRRITTRRIMENGQERVEVEEDGQLKSVTINGVPDDLALGLELSRREQQQSVTSRSGGTQVQQTPALHPSDSDLSEDDEDLQLAMAYSLSEMEAAGKKPAGGRATQRRRQGQPKAQYQDPGIRGAREDAKGDAAKASPSPEEKAFRCLIL is encoded by the exons ATGGCATCCTACTACGAAATCCTAGATGTTCCGCGAAGTGCGTCCGCTGATGACATCAAGAAGGC GTATCGGCGGAAGGCTCTACAGTGGCACCCAGACAAGAACCCCGATAATAAAGAGTTTGCTGAAAGGAAGTTCAAGGAAGTGGCAGAGGCATATGAAGTGTTATCTGACA AGCATAAGCGGGAGATCTACGACTGCTATGGCCGGGAAGGGCTGACTGGGGCAG GAACTGGCCCATCTCAAGCAGAAGCTGGAGCTGGTGGGCCCGGCTTCACCTTCACCTTCCGCAGCCCTGAGGAGGTCTTCCAGGAGTTCTTCGGAAGTGGAGACCCTTTTGCAGAGCTCTTTG ATGACCTGGGCCCCTTCTCAGAGCTCCAGAACCGGGGTTCCCGGCCCTCAGGCCCCTTCttcaccttctcttcctccttccctgggcACTCCA ATTTCTCCTCCTCATCTTTCTCCTTCAGTCCTGGGGCTGGTGCTTTTCGCTCTGTTTCTACATCTACCACCTTTGTCCATGGACGCCGCATCACGACACGCAG AATCATGGAGAATGGGCAAGAACGGGTGGAAGTGGAGGAGGATGGACAACTGAAGTCAGTCACAATCAATG GTGTCCCAGACGACCTGGCCCTGGGCTTGGAGCTGAGCCGTCGTGAGCAGCAACAGTCTGTCACCTCCAGGTCTGGGGGCACACAGGTCCAGCAGACCCCTGCCTTACACCCCTCTGACAGCGACCTCTCTGAGGATGATGAAGACCTGCAGCTTGCCATGGCCTACAGCCTGTCAGAGATGGAGGCAGCTGGGAAAAAACCAGCAGGTGGGCGGGCCACACAGCGACGACGACAGGGACAGCCCAAGGCCCAGTACCAAGATCCGGGTATCAGGGGTGCCCGTGAGGATGCCAAGGGTGATGCAGCcaaagccagcccctccccagagGAGAAGGCCTTCCGCTGCCTCATCCTCTGA